AGGGCGTGCGGGCCGACGTCCCACAGCGCGCCCTTCTCCCGCCGCCACGGCGAGGCCGCGAACGGGCTGTCGGAGGTGAACACCGCGCCCAGCCACTGCGCCCGCGCCGTGAACCAGCCCGCCACCGCCGCCTGTTCGTCGATCCAGGCGTCCGGCTCCTTCTGGAAGCGCGCGGTGAAGAACACCACCGACGCCACCCCCGCCCGCTCGGCCGCGGCCACCACGGCCCGCCCCTCGGGCACCGACACCGCGAGCGGCTTGTCCAGCAGCAGATGACGGCCCGCCTGTGCCGCGCGCACCGCCATCTCGGCCTGCACGGACGGCGGCAGGGCCACCGCGACGGCGTCCACGTCCGCCAGCAGCGCGTCCACGTCCTCGTACGCGGCCACCCCGTGCTGCTCGGCCAGCGCGCCGGCCGCCGCCGGCCGGCGGCCCCACACCCCCGCGAACTCCACTCCCGGGTGTCCGGCGAGGGCGGGCGCGTACGCCGCCCGGGCCCACGGCCCCGTCCCCAGCAGTCCGATGCGCATGTGGCGTTCCCTTCTCCAGAGCCGATCCCCGCACCATCAACAGGCTGCGCCCCGCTCGCCCTTTGCACACCTGCCGTCCGGATCCCCGTCCCCGGCGAGCCACTCGGCGATCGTGGCGGCGATGGGCTGGCCCGTGTCCATCTCGACGAACCCGAACTGGCCCGACTGGTTGCACTCCAGGAACCACCAGATCCCGTCCGCGTCCTCCGCGAAGTCGAAGGCCCCGTAGGCCAGTTCCGCGCTGCGCATGTACCGCCGTACGCCGTCGGCCACGCGCGGGGGCACCTCCGCGGGCAGCCAGGGGGAGACCGATGGGGCGAACCGGACGTCCACGTCGTCCGGGTGGGCGTCCGGGTCGGCGGGCTTGCGCGCGGCCAGCAGGGTGTCGCCGACGACGGTGAGCCGGATGTCCGCCCGCTTGGCGACGCGGCGCTGCAGCAGCGTCGGACCGAAGGCGACCGCCGAGAAGTCGGTGTCCGGCGCGACCCGGCTGGTCGGCACGGCGCGCGGCGGCTCCTGCGGATGCGCGCCGGACACCGGCTTGACCACGAGGTCCGGGAACCGCTCCGCGAACTCCCGGGCCGCCTGCGGGAACGTGGTGATGAGCGTGGCCGGCACCGCCAGGCCGCTGCCCTGGGCGAGATGCAGCTGCCAGGGCTTGTGACGGGCGCGGCGGGCCGCGTCCGGATGGTTCATCCAGCGTGCGCCGGTGGTACGGAGCATGCCGTACAGCGCCTGCGACGACTCCTCGGTCAGCCAGGCGGACGGCTGGGCGGCGCGCGCGGCCGCGGCCCCGGGCCTGCGCACCCAGACCGAGCGCAGGCCGCTCATGCTCACCAGGCGCCCGCCGACGGACAGATGCCCACGGCAGGCGCCCTGCACGTACTCGCCCGACAGCGCCACCCCGTTGGTCAGATCGGCGGGGTCGAGCCGGACCACGGGAACCCCGGCCTCCCCGAGACGGAGGACCACCATGTCCGCGGTCACGTCTTCTTCACTGGTCAGGATGAGCACGGTCA
This genomic interval from Streptomyces sp. NBC_00557 contains the following:
- a CDS encoding Gfo/Idh/MocA family protein, which codes for MRIGLLGTGPWARAAYAPALAGHPGVEFAGVWGRRPAAAGALAEQHGVAAYEDVDALLADVDAVAVALPPSVQAEMAVRAAQAGRHLLLDKPLAVSVPEGRAVVAAAERAGVASVVFFTARFQKEPDAWIDEQAAVAGWFTARAQWLGAVFTSDSPFAASPWRREKGALWDVGPHALSVLLPVLGDVRQVVAAAHGPADTVHLVLDHATGASSTLTLSLTAPPAAAGADVELRGEAGVALMPGSSEGAVPALTRAVDALLAAARTSRPHACDAAFGLRVTEILAMAQSRLTDGRN
- the tgmB gene encoding ATP-grasp ribosomal peptide maturase, producing MTVLILTSEEDVTADMVVLRLGEAGVPVVRLDPADLTNGVALSGEYVQGACRGHLSVGGRLVSMSGLRSVWVRRPGAAAARAAQPSAWLTEESSQALYGMLRTTGARWMNHPDAARRARHKPWQLHLAQGSGLAVPATLITTFPQAAREFAERFPDLVVKPVSGAHPQEPPRAVPTSRVAPDTDFSAVAFGPTLLQRRVAKRADIRLTVVGDTLLAARKPADPDAHPDDVDVRFAPSVSPWLPAEVPPRVADGVRRYMRSAELAYGAFDFAEDADGIWWFLECNQSGQFGFVEMDTGQPIAATIAEWLAGDGDPDGRCAKGERGAAC